Proteins found in one Neomonachus schauinslandi chromosome 1, ASM220157v2, whole genome shotgun sequence genomic segment:
- the RDH8 gene encoding retinol dehydrogenase 8 produces MADAPRTVLISGCSSGIGLELAVQLAHDHRQRYQVVATMRDLGKKGTLEEAAGDALGQTLTVAQLDVCSDESVAQCLSCIQGGEVDVLVNNAGVGLVGPLEGLSLAAMQNVFDTNFFGAVRLVRAVLPGMKRRRKGHIVVVSSVMGLQGVLFNEAYAASKFALEGFFESLAIQLLQFNIFITLVEPGPVVTDFEGKLLEQVSTAEFPDTDPDTLRYFWDFYLPASRELFHSVGQSPQDVAQVIVKVIGSTRPPLRRQTNARYTPLVALKAVDPSGSLYVRTTHCLLFRWTRLLNLGLRCLACGCLRFRIRPR; encoded by the exons ATGGCCGACGCACCCCGGACTGTACTGATCTCAGGCTGCTCCTCGGGAATTGGCCTGGAGCTCGCAGTGCAGCTGGCTCATGACCACAGGCAGCGCTACCAAG TGGTGGCCACCATGAGGGACCTGGGAAAGAAGGGGACACTGGAGGAAGCTGCTGGGGATGCTCTGGGGCAGACCCTCACCGTGGCCCAGCTGGACGTGTGCAGTGACGAGTCAGTGGCCCAGTGTCTCAGCTGCATCCAGGGAGGGGAAGTGGATGTGCTGG TGAATAATGCTGGAGTGGGCCTGGTGGGGCCCCTGGAGGGGCTCAGCCTAGCTGCCATGCAGAACGTCTTTGATACCAACTTTTTCGGGGCTGTCCGTCTGGTCAGAGCTGTCCTTCCTGGCATGAAGAGAAGGCGAAAGGGCCACATTGTGGTGGTCAGCAGTGTCATGGGGCTGCAGG GTGTCCTGTTCAATGAAGCCTACGCAGCCTCCAAGTTCGCCCTGGAGGGATTCTTCGAAAGTCTGGCTATCCAGCTGCTGCAGTTCAACATCTT CATCACCCTGGTGGAACCTGGCCCGGTGGTCACTGACTTTGAGGGGAAGCTCCTGGAGCAGGTTTCCACAGCCGAGTTCCCAGACACTGACCCTGACACCCTGCGCTACTTCTGGGATTTCTACCTCCCCGCCTCCAGGGAGCTCTTTCACTCTGTAGGACAGAGCCCACAGGATGTGGCCCAG GTCATTGTCAAGGTCATCGGCTCAACCAGACCACCCCTGCGCCGACAGACCAATGCCCGCTACACCCCGCTGGTTGCACTCAAGGCTGTGGACCCCTCAGGCAGCCTGTACGTACGCACAACCCACTGCCTACTCTTCCGCTGGACACGCCTTCTCAACCTTGGCCTTCGATGTCTGGCCTGCGGTTGCCTCCGATTCCGAATACGGCCCCGGTGA